One segment of Oceanotoga teriensis DNA contains the following:
- a CDS encoding DNA-3-methyladenine glycosylase I, with the protein MNRCDWVTNDEIYIKYHDEEWGIPVHDDRKLFEMLILEGAQAGLSWITILKKRENYRKAFDNFDYNKIANYDDKKIDKLLKNSGIIRNKRKINSAINNSKIFIKIVNEFDSFDKYLWSFVNFKPIKNNFNTIEDVPSKTELSDKISKDLKKRGMSFVGSTIIYSYLQAVGVVDDHIKSCFKNKRS; encoded by the coding sequence ATGAATAGATGTGATTGGGTTACAAATGATGAAATATATATAAAGTACCATGATGAAGAATGGGGTATTCCTGTTCATGATGATAGAAAATTATTTGAAATGCTTATTTTAGAAGGTGCTCAAGCTGGTTTATCTTGGATAACAATATTAAAAAAAAGAGAAAATTACAGAAAAGCTTTTGATAATTTTGATTATAACAAAATTGCTAACTATGATGATAAAAAAATTGATAAACTTTTAAAAAACTCCGGAATAATAAGAAATAAAAGAAAAATAAACTCTGCTATCAATAATTCTAAAATTTTCATAAAAATAGTAAATGAATTTGATTCATTTGATAAATATCTTTGGAGTTTTGTAAATTTCAAACCCATTAAAAACAATTTCAATACAATTGAAGATGTTCCCTCAAAAACTGAATTATCTGATAAAATTTCTAAAGATCTAAAAAAAAGAGGTATGAGTTTTGTTGGGAGTACTATAATATATTCTTATCTTCAAGCAGTTGGAGTTGTTGATGATCATATTAAAAGTTGTTTTAAAAATAAAAGGAGTTGA